ttcaaaatttatatacttaaaaataagacatccaaatataagaaaatcttAGCATATAATTTTCAACTGAATTCCCTAATACtgataataaaatcatataaaaagaGAGAACAATGTTTGAAATTTTGGATTGGATGGAAGTGTTTCATAATTCCTTGAAAGGTGCGATGATATCTTGAAAGAAATGAGATATGAGCCTTTACTTTTATGTAAATAGCCAAtgcatttattgtttttatcttaattttttccACTTCTTATAATGCTTCATAACTTTAAATACATTAAACAGAATATTTCCTTtaaatattaagattatttaaaCGATGTGTAACTTAATTCCGTAAGTCTTAAAATTGATCTCATAAGTGTAAGGACCGTGtcctttactttttattattttattattattttaataaaagtggaGGACAAGCTGCTGTAGTGTTTTTGGTTGCATTGAGAATTTAGGAAAAGTAGCATCCAGGTTTCAGGGGATTAATTTGTTGGTATTTGGAAGTGGGGAGCAGCGTCCAAAATTTTCTCGGAGCAGCGTCCGGATTTTTGGGGATGGAAGCAGCCAAGATTTTTGGCACCATTCAAACGCGTAGGAGAATAAAACGGGGTAAGGGGTTCTGCTCTGGGAAGGTTTGCTGCTGTATTTTGGTGAAGAACGTGAAGTTTGAAGTTGCTGGAGAGGAAAGAAGCTTAGTTCTGCAAGTGTTGGATTCAAAGTTTTACAAAAGGAAGTCtacaagaggtaaggggagttggattttctggatgttgatagtggttgcatgagtaggatgctggaaaattgtggttgtatgtatggttggattgaaattgatgtgttgattcatgtatgtaatcttgtatgctttggaattgaaggaaattggaatttcatagcattttagtcatttggagaggaagtgaggtagtgattttgagcatttgggatctagagtgttattgagcctttggaacagtttcacccactgtattatgacttgttagaaccatcaaattgatcaaaataggtgtaaagtggtagaattggattttgagtatcaaagttatgaaaattggtgttttatggttgaatttgagtatgaatcccttaagaattgaataaggaacggttataatcaattaggtaAGTCCAATCGAGTATAAAACaggaattaagggtgttagaagttaattaaaaagggttgaaaatggtaaGAGGGGTTCTGacctcaaatctgcagaattctgcattctgcatcaggtcacgcccgggcgccccactGTCGCGCCCAGGCGTGAGTGGCACTGGAAATGCCGCGCCCAGCAtatcgcgcccgagcgcgagatGCTGCGGAGCGCGTTTGTCCGagccaaattggacgttcgtccaatttgctcgaccaagcgttcggccttaagtttctgagagcgttcgtccttcaactccagagagcgttcgtctttcaactccagagagcgttcgtccagtggaGTGTTCGGCAAGCGTTCGTCCGTCCGGaaaatggacgttcgtccaaactgtgaaaagtggacgttcgtcctaaacttgagcgttcgtccgtttttttttaaaataatgttcgTCCAGATCCTtaataacgttcgtccagatccttaatagcgttcgtccaatttggtggtgaatagtgttcgtccaagaGTGTGCAAAGGGTTCAATTGCTAttgttttggattgaattaaatatgtaaaatgttGAAAGTATGATACGatgtgatttatttgaaaatatgagtatgtatgaattatgataaattaccgtgattatatgatgaaaatgatgaatgtgAGTATGATTCGGAAATCTCAGGGAGAGATGGATGGAAGTAGTTATGTGAAATATTGTGGTTGTGTCTGTATAATTGTAGGGGCTTCGaaatggtatgtctatccctacactcaaagcattattcacactcaagtagagaagaataatgtcagtggtgagagtagagggagatcctcgtctatagtctttgaatttagacataggCAGCTTGGGGGATTTATATTGCTAGcgttggagaaagaccagcaGAGCTAGCAAGTGTagagacgaccaatagttcgacaattatacaaaatccggatgagtcgtgtgagtATGTAGATTGTGGTTTAATAAGCATGCCTAagtatttctatatttaaatctATGTATGATGACGTGAATTAACTGTACTAGgagataacatgctttttatatctagctcacccttgcattgtttgtgttgtatgCCTATTCGGATTATGTTATTcggcaatgatcatccacttggatgggagcagatatGGTCGAGGAGAACGCCGAGGAGAGTCCTCTGGAGCAAGAGCTTGGGAATAATGTGGCTGCGGAGTAGTGTGCTTAGGAAGTTTCATATCTGAACACGTGTAGTGTTCTAATATATGAacttttaagtttgaatttccgttttcttttatttcggatgactgtaatttgtacttaaattacacgtcgtattctgactgttctctatattttaaatgatgacgtctttattatgtaataattgttattatataatcgggatgttacattaatggtatcagagcagttcttcctTAGAAACCTGTAGGTTGTAGATGTGTCCTGTTTGTAATTGTGAATTCTGGACATTTGGCGAAACGTCATATTAGTTTCATTGAGTGGGACTAATAGTTTTCTCTCTGTATGAACAGAAGATGGCATCTAGATCTCCTCCTTCCTCAGATGTTGATCCGTCTAACTCTAATCAGATGTTGAATGCGGTGCTTCAAGCATTGCAACGGTAGAACGCTACTTTGGTTCAGCAGAATACCATTGCGTTACAAAATTTGGAAGCTGCCAGAGTATCGGCTGAGAATGCTAGAGTATCATCTGAGAATACTCAAAGACAGTTTGTGGAAGTGTTGACTAATGGTAGGACCACTCCAGGTGTTCCTCCCTTCACTATTCCAGTCCAAGAGTGGAGTTTGGAGAACTTTCTTCAGCATCACCCTGCAAGATTCACAGGAAAATGCAGTCCGGATGAAGCTGACCATTGGTTCAGGGATATGGAGAGGATATTTGAAGCTAAAGGATGTCCTGATGAGAGGAAATTGGCTTATACTCAATATCTGCTGACCGGAGAAGCTAGCCATTGGTGGAGCAGCATGAAGATGATCCTTGAGAGGAGTGGGACTCCTATTACTTGGGAGTTGTTTAGAGTCAAATTCTATGCTGAGTACTTCCCTGACAGTGTGAGATTTGCAAAGGAAGTAGAATTTCTGGAACTGGTACAGGGCAACAAGTCAGTGTCAGAATATGCAGATCGTTTCAAACATTTACTTCGTTTCAACACTATGGCAGTAGATGAAGAATGGCAATGCAGAAAGTTTGAGAATGGTTTGAGGAATGATCTCAAGCTACTTTTAAAAGGGTTACGTATCAGAGAGTTCCCTACTTTAGTGGAGATGTCCCGTGATCTAGAGAAGACAAAGAAAGAATCTGAGGGACAGCAGAGTCAGCCTGTGAGGACTGGGGGACCATCTGGATCTCGTGGTGGATTTATCACTAGGAAGACCCCTTATGCTAgaccatctttttcttctgggTCTAGAGGTTCATCTTATCAGCCATCAGTGTAGTCAGGATCAGCCAGACCATCCGGCCCCATTAGATGTTATACCTGTGGAGGACCTCATTACCGTAGCAGCTGTCCTATGGAAAGTGGTGCAAGGAAATGCTTCAAGTGCGGAAAAGAGGGGCACTTCTCTAAGGAGTGTACTTCTGTAGTAGGATCGAGGTCTCAGGCACAGAGGATTGGTTTGCCTCCACCCAGAGGAGGTGACAGACCCCAAGCGGTGGGCAGAGTATATGCTATGACAGGATCGGAAGCAGTCAGCTCAGGTAATCTTATCATCAGCAATTGTTTATTGTTTGGGGTGACTTGTGTTGTACTttttgattcgggggcaacacactccttcatatCGGAGGCATGTGTTGAGAAATTGGGTATGCCTGTAGAAGAACTAGACTTTGACCTAGTGGTGTCTACACCAGCATCAGGGTTAGTCAGAACATCTTCTGTGTGTGTCCGTTGTCCAATTGTTGTAGAAGGACATCAGTTCAAGGTGAACCTCATCTGTTTACCTTTGCAAGGATTAGAAGtaattttgggaatggattggttatctACCAATCGCATCCTCATTGACTGCGGTAGTAAGAAATTGATGTTTCCTGATAAAGACAAATTTATGCCTTTGTCGATCGGCGTCTTGAGACAAGACCTTCTGGAAGGTGCTAGTTGCTTTTTGGTGCTATCACATATAGAAGCGACGCAAGTTTCACATCATGCGGCACAGGAGAGTCAGAGTGTAAACCTAGCAGTTGTAAACGACTTCTTGGATgtttttcctgaagaagttcctGGTTTACCTCCTCCACGTGAGGTGGAGTTCTCTATTGATTTGGTCTCAGGAGCAGGACCAGTTTCTATAGCTCCGTATAGGATGGCTCCAGCAGAATTGGTAGAGTtaaagaagcagattgaagaccTATTGGAGAAACAGTTGATCCGACCTAGTGTTTCGCCTTGGGGAGCACCAGTGTTGCtagtaaagaagaaagatggtgGTTCAAGACTGTGCGTTGATTATCGGCAACTGAATAAGTTGAcgatcaagaacaagtatccgtTGCTGAGAATAGATGATTTGATGGATCAACTACATGGAGCTACAGTATTCTCTAAGATTGATCTGAGGTCGGGTTATCATCAGATCTTAGTGAAAGCGGATGATGTGCAGAAGACAGCGTTCAGGTCCAGATATGGCCACTATGAGTATgtggttatgccttttggtgtgaCTAATGCTCCAGCCATTTTTATGGACTATATGAATCGAATTTTCAGACCTTTCTTGGACAAATTTGTGGTGGTCTTTATAGATGATATACTTGTCTATTCTAAGACTCGAGAAAAACATGCAGATCACCTTCGGACAGTACTTGAAGTGCTGAGAGAAAGACGATTGTATGCCAaattgtctaagtgtgaattttggatggaaGAAGTTCTTTTTCTTGGCCACGTAATCTCAGCTGGAGGAATTTCTGTTGATCCCGCTAAGGTGCAAGCAGTACTTCAGTGGGAAAGACCTAAGACTGTTACTGAGGTCAGGAGCTTCGTGGGTTTAGCGGGATATTACCGCCGTTTTATTGAGGACTTTTCCAGAATTGTGGCACCATTGACGCAACTGACTAGAAAGAATCAACTTTTTGTTTGGACAGATCGTTGTGAAACTAGTTTTCAAGAGCTAAAGAAAAGGTTGACTAGTGCACCCGTCTTGGTCTTCCCTGACACAGGTAAACTTTTTGAGGTGTTCTGTGATGCCTCGCATCAGGGATTAGGGTGTGTACTGATGCAGGAGAAGAAGGTAGTGGCGTATGCATCAAGACAACtcaaggttcatgagaagaattaccccactCATGACTTGGAGTTGGCAGCTGTAGTttttgctttgaagatttggagacactaCCTGTATGGTGCACAATTTCAAGTGTTCAGTGATCATAAAAGCCTGAGAtatctctttgatcagaaggagcttaACATGAGGCAAAGGAGATGGATAGAGTTCCTTAAGGATTATGACTTTGATCTTTTATACCATCCTGGAAAAGCCAATGTtgtggcagatgcattgagcAGGAAGGCAGTACATATGTCCTCATTGATGATTAGAGAATTAGAGCTAGTAACAAGCTTCAGAGATTTGAGGTTGCAAGTAGAATTTGAAACTGACAGCATCAGGTGCGGTACTTTGGTGATATCTAATGACTTGTTGAAGCATGTTAAAGAAGAGCAGTCAAGAGATATTGAACTCCAGATGTCAGCTACTTTGATTGGAACCGAGCAAGGTAAAGATTTTATCTTGGGGGCCGACGGTATTTTGAGATTCAAAGGCAGGGTCTGTATCCCTAGCAACTCTGGATTAAAGAAGTTAATCATGGAAGAAGGTCACAAAAgccgttttagcatgcatccaggCATGACGAAGATGTACCAAGATCTCAAGAAATCTTTCTGGTGGTCGGGTATGAAGAGGGATGTGGCACAGTTTGTGGCTTCTTGCTTGACTtgtcaaaaggcaaaagtggaacaTCAAAGACCTGGAGGTTTGTTGCAACCGTTGGAGATTccagagtggaaatgggatagcattgcTATGGACTTTGTTACCCATTTGCCACACACTTTTCGAAAGCATGACGCAATTTGGGTAATAGTAGACCGATTAACCAAGAGTGCTCACTTCTTGGCAATTGATTTGAGAATGTCCATGACAAAGTTGGCACAACTATATGTTAAGGAAATAGTGAGGTTGCATGGGGTACCTTCAAGTATTGTATCAGATAGGGACCCGAGATTCACATCCAGGTTTTGGCAGACTCTTCAGAGTGAAATGGGAAGCAAGCTACAGATGAGCTCGGCTtatcatcctcaaacagatggCCAGTCCGAGCGGACGATCCAATCTCTTGAAGATTTATTAAGGACTTGTATTTTGGACCATTTAGGAGTATGGGACGAGATATTACCACTGGTTGAGTTCACTTATAATAACAGTTATCATGCCAGTATCGGTATGGCTCCGTTTGAAGCCTTGTATGGAAGACGCTGTAGAACGcctttgtgttggtttcaagaaggagagtATG
The Vigna angularis cultivar LongXiaoDou No.4 chromosome 5, ASM1680809v1, whole genome shotgun sequence genome window above contains:
- the LOC128196502 gene encoding uncharacterized protein LOC128196502 encodes the protein MASRSPPSSDVDPSNSNQMLNANTIALQNLEAARVSAENARVSSENTQRQFVEVLTNGRTTPGVPPFTIPVQEWSLENFLQHHPARFTGKCSPDEADHWFRDMERIFEAKGCPDERKLAYTQYLLTGEASHWWSSMKMILERSGTPITWELFRVKFYAEYFPDSVRFAKEVEFLELVQGNKSVSEYADRFKHLLRFNTMAVDEEWQCRKFENGLRNDLKLLLKGLRIREFPTLVEMSRDLEKTKKESEGQQSQPVRTGGPSGSRGGFITRKTPYARPSFSSGSRGSSYQPSV